A window of the Oncorhynchus masou masou isolate Uvic2021 chromosome 13, UVic_Omas_1.1, whole genome shotgun sequence genome harbors these coding sequences:
- the LOC135551863 gene encoding oxysterol-binding protein-related protein 3-like isoform X5 translates to MLSNRKMTSVSPTHSDGSASSSKHDNHQDSWEIIEGLKGNPGNIQEPEKQEGFLLKRRKWPMKGWQKRYFLLEKGILKYSKRGADKGKLHGCIDVGLSVMSIKKKTKAIDLDTNDNIYHLKVKSDKSQEMKSQQLFDDWVSKLRHHRVFRQNEIAMYPHERLLLHPSSHLSPNPNNSMRQRHSSLAKQTSVVQQAKVSAWLHSSEDMDKCCRDLEECESYLLELNLLLKSMEVLHRTYSAPAISLMASTYDIPKKEKRGPRKWRSKNCNKDTKKDIIATLQVPGCVSPPASPHLHTSHPNLSTAEANIQEAFAFLDSPDSPTDANRLQEDFCRLANNIHSTLRSAYSSLSAERDRVRHTIDLKAPPPAQVMGLKTDYGSVSKVSNESRASIPESMSEFFDAQEYQLTSSSSENEASDDDSYISDVSDSVSMDNGYSNERGSERHDSADSGGSGVQVARRRTTLPSPQPSSSSVSLWNILKNNIGKDLSKVAMPVQLNEPLNTLQRLCEEVEYSELLDTANHTQDPYQRMVYVATFAVSAYASSYHRAGSKPFNPVLGETYECDRPDKGFRFIAEQVSHHPPVSACHCDSNNFTFWQDVQWKNKFWGKSMEIVRIGTTHVTLPAFGDHYEWNKVTSCIHNILSGQRWIEHYGEMSIKNTSSDACQCKVTFVKARSWSSTVNEIEGMVTDTEGRVIHTFFGKWHEGVYQGVPPSAICIWRANPMPVDQDQYYGFTQFAVELNELDAALKPLLPPTDTRFRLDQRCLEEGNIEGAEEQKQRIEELQRGRRKVLEENNVTHKPRFFKKSKDDTWLSSNIYWEQRKNPRFSREDFPVLW, encoded by the exons ATGCTAAGTAACAGGAAGATGACATCAGTGTCCCCTACCCACAGTGACGGCAGCGCCAGCTCGTCCAAACATGACAaccatcag gacagcTGGGAGATCATCGAGGGCCTGAAGGGTAACCCTGGCAACATCCAGGAGCCAGAGAAACAGGAGGGCTTCCTGCTCAAGAGGAGGAAATGGCCCATGAAGGGATGGCAAAAG AGATACTTCTTGCTGGAGAAAGGCATTCTGAAGTACTCAAAGCGTGGAGCCGAT AAGGGCAAGCTGCATGGCTGCATTGATGTGGGGCTGTCTGTCATGTCAATCAAGAAGAAAACCAAGGCCATAGATCTGGACACCAACGACAACATTTATCACCTCAAG GTGAAGTCTGACAAGTCTCAGGAAATGAAGTCACAGCAGCTGTTTGATGATTGGGTGTCGAAGCTGCGACATCACCGCGTCTTCCGTCAAAACGAGATTGCGATGTACCCCCACGAGAGGCTTCTGCTCCACCcctcctcacacctctctcccaACCCCAACAACTCCATGAGACAG CGCCACTCCAGTCTAGCTAAGCAGACATCAGTTGTCCAGCAGGCTAAGGTCAGTGCCTGGCTCCACTCCTCCGAAGACATGGACAAGTGCTGCAGAG ATTTAGAGGAGTGTGAGTCTTACCTGTTGGAACTCAACCTGTTACTGAAGAGTATGGAGGTTCTCCACCGCACTTACTCTGCCCCCGCCATCAGCCTCATG GCTTCAACATACGACATCCccaagaaggagaagaggggtcCCAGGAAGTGGCGTTCAAAAAATTGCAACAAAGATACCAAAAAAGATATCATAGCCACACTACAG GTTCCTGGCTGTGTCTCCCCAcctgcctctcctcatctccaTACCTCCCACCCAAACCTCTCTACTGCTGAAGCCAACATCCAGGAGGCCTTTGCTTTCCTGGACTCCCCAGACTCACCTACTGATGCCAACCGCCTCCAGGAGGACTTCTGCAGGCTCGCTAACAACA tTCACTCCACTCTGCGGTCAGCCTATAGTTCTCtgtcagcagagagagacagagtgagacacactATTGACCTGAAGGCCCCTCCTCCAGCACAGGTCATGGGCCTCAAGACCGACTATGGCTCAGTGAGTAAG GTGTCCAATGAGAGTCGAGCGTCCATCCCTGAGTCCATGTCCGAGTTCTTTGATGCTCAGGAGTACCAGCTGACCTCCAGCTCCTCTGAGAACGAG GCCTCTGATGATGACTCGTATATCAGCGACGTCAGTGACAGCGTTTCCATGGACAACGGCTACAGCAatgagagaggaagcgagagacaTGACTCAG cagaCTCAGGAGGAAGTGGTGTTCAGGTGGCCCGCAGGCGGactaccctcccctcccctcagcccagcagcagcagtgtcAGTCTATGGAACATCCTCAAGAACAACATAGGGAAGGACCTGTCCAAGGTAGCCATGCCTGTTCAGCTCAACGAGCCTCTCAACACACTGCAGAGGCTGTGTGAGGAAGTGGAGTACTCTGAGCTGCTGGATACGGCGAACCACACACAGGACCCGTACCAGAGAATG GTGTATGTGGCCACGTTTGCGGTGTCTGCGTACGCCTCCAGTTACCACCGGGCAGGAAGTAAACCCTTTAACCCCGTTCTAGGAGAGACCTACGAGTGTGACAGACCTGACAAGGGCTTCCGGTTCATAGCAGAACAG GTGAGCCATCACCCACCTGtgtcagcatgtcactgtgactCTAACAACTTCACTTTTTGGCAAG atgTCCAGTGGAAGAATAAGTTCTGGGGGAAATCCATGGAGATTGTTCGCATTGGAACCACTCATGTGACCCTGCCAGC GTTTGGGGACCACTATGAGTGGAACAAGGTAACTTCCTGCATCCACAACATCCTGAGTGGCCAGCGCTGGATAGAACACTATGGAGAGATGTCAATCAAAAACACCAGCAGTGACGCCTGCCAGTGTAAAGTGACTTTTGTCAAG GCGAGATCGTGGAGCTCAACGGTTAACGAGATAGAGGGCATGGTCACGGACACAGAGGGGCGTGTCATCCACACCTTCTTTGGCAAATGGCATGAGGGCGTGTACCAAGGAGTTCCACCTTCTGCTATCTGCATCTGGAGAGCAA accccATGCCTGTGGACCAGGATCAGTACTATGGCTTCACTCAGTTCGCTGTAGAGCTGAATGAGCTTGACGCTGCCCTGAAGCCCCTCCTACCCCCCACAGACACACGCTTCCGTCTCGACCAGAG GTGTTTGGAAGAAGGGAACATTGAGGGGGCTGAGGAGCAGAAACAGAGGATAGAGGAGctccagagggggaggaggaaagtCTTGGAGGAGAACAATGTGACACACAAACCACGCTTCTTCAA GAAATCAAAGGATGACACGTGGCTGAGCTCTAATATATACTGGGAGCAGCGGAAGAACCCCAGGTTCAGCAGAGAGGACTTCCCTGTGCTGTGGTGA
- the LOC135551863 gene encoding oxysterol-binding protein-related protein 3-like isoform X2: MLSNRKMTSVSPTHSDGSASSSKHDNHQDSWEIIEGLKGNPGNIQEPEKQEGFLLKRRKWPMKGWQKRYFLLEKGILKYSKRGADKGKLHGCIDVGLSVMSIKKKTKAIDLDTNDNIYHLKVKSDKSQEMKSQQLFDDWVSKLRHHRVFRQNEIAMYPHERLLLHPSSHLSPNPNNSMRQRHSSLAKQTSVVQQAKVSAWLHSSEDMDKCCRDLEECESYLLELNLLLKSMEVLHRTYSAPAISLMASTYDIPKKEKRGPRKWRSKNCNKDTKKDIIATLQVPGCVSPPASPHLHTSHPNLSTAEANIQEAFAFLDSPDSPTDANRLQEDFCRLANNIHSTLRSAYSSLSAERDRVRHTIDLKAPPPAQVMGLKTDYGSVSKDLPDGSRPLVHQVSNESRASIPESMSEFFDAQEYQLTSSSSENEASDDDSYISDVSDSVSMDNGYSNERGSERHDSDSGGSGVQVARRRTTLPSPQPSSSSVSLWNILKNNIGKDLSKVAMPVQLNEPLNTLQRLCEEVEYSELLDTANHTQDPYQRMVYVATFAVSAYASSYHRAGSKPFNPVLGETYECDRPDKGFRFIAEQVSHHPPVSACHCDSNNFTFWQDVQWKNKFWGKSMEIVRIGTTHVTLPAFGDHYEWNKVTSCIHNILSGQRWIEHYGEMSIKNTSSDACQCKVTFVKARSWSSTVNEIEGMVTDTEGRVIHTFFGKWHEGVYQGVPPSAICIWRANPMPVDQDQYYGFTQFAVELNELDAALKPLLPPTDTRFRLDQRCLEEGNIEGAEEQKQRIEELQRGRRKVLEENNVTHKPRFFKKSKDDTWLSSNIYWEQRKNPRFSREDFPVLW, translated from the exons ATGCTAAGTAACAGGAAGATGACATCAGTGTCCCCTACCCACAGTGACGGCAGCGCCAGCTCGTCCAAACATGACAaccatcag gacagcTGGGAGATCATCGAGGGCCTGAAGGGTAACCCTGGCAACATCCAGGAGCCAGAGAAACAGGAGGGCTTCCTGCTCAAGAGGAGGAAATGGCCCATGAAGGGATGGCAAAAG AGATACTTCTTGCTGGAGAAAGGCATTCTGAAGTACTCAAAGCGTGGAGCCGAT AAGGGCAAGCTGCATGGCTGCATTGATGTGGGGCTGTCTGTCATGTCAATCAAGAAGAAAACCAAGGCCATAGATCTGGACACCAACGACAACATTTATCACCTCAAG GTGAAGTCTGACAAGTCTCAGGAAATGAAGTCACAGCAGCTGTTTGATGATTGGGTGTCGAAGCTGCGACATCACCGCGTCTTCCGTCAAAACGAGATTGCGATGTACCCCCACGAGAGGCTTCTGCTCCACCcctcctcacacctctctcccaACCCCAACAACTCCATGAGACAG CGCCACTCCAGTCTAGCTAAGCAGACATCAGTTGTCCAGCAGGCTAAGGTCAGTGCCTGGCTCCACTCCTCCGAAGACATGGACAAGTGCTGCAGAG ATTTAGAGGAGTGTGAGTCTTACCTGTTGGAACTCAACCTGTTACTGAAGAGTATGGAGGTTCTCCACCGCACTTACTCTGCCCCCGCCATCAGCCTCATG GCTTCAACATACGACATCCccaagaaggagaagaggggtcCCAGGAAGTGGCGTTCAAAAAATTGCAACAAAGATACCAAAAAAGATATCATAGCCACACTACAG GTTCCTGGCTGTGTCTCCCCAcctgcctctcctcatctccaTACCTCCCACCCAAACCTCTCTACTGCTGAAGCCAACATCCAGGAGGCCTTTGCTTTCCTGGACTCCCCAGACTCACCTACTGATGCCAACCGCCTCCAGGAGGACTTCTGCAGGCTCGCTAACAACA tTCACTCCACTCTGCGGTCAGCCTATAGTTCTCtgtcagcagagagagacagagtgagacacactATTGACCTGAAGGCCCCTCCTCCAGCACAGGTCATGGGCCTCAAGACCGACTATGGCTCAGTGAGTAAG GATCTCCCAGATGGATCCCGCCCCCTTGTCCACCAGGTGTCCAATGAGAGTCGAGCGTCCATCCCTGAGTCCATGTCCGAGTTCTTTGATGCTCAGGAGTACCAGCTGACCTCCAGCTCCTCTGAGAACGAG GCCTCTGATGATGACTCGTATATCAGCGACGTCAGTGACAGCGTTTCCATGGACAACGGCTACAGCAatgagagaggaagcgagagacaTGACTCAG aCTCAGGAGGAAGTGGTGTTCAGGTGGCCCGCAGGCGGactaccctcccctcccctcagcccagcagcagcagtgtcAGTCTATGGAACATCCTCAAGAACAACATAGGGAAGGACCTGTCCAAGGTAGCCATGCCTGTTCAGCTCAACGAGCCTCTCAACACACTGCAGAGGCTGTGTGAGGAAGTGGAGTACTCTGAGCTGCTGGATACGGCGAACCACACACAGGACCCGTACCAGAGAATG GTGTATGTGGCCACGTTTGCGGTGTCTGCGTACGCCTCCAGTTACCACCGGGCAGGAAGTAAACCCTTTAACCCCGTTCTAGGAGAGACCTACGAGTGTGACAGACCTGACAAGGGCTTCCGGTTCATAGCAGAACAG GTGAGCCATCACCCACCTGtgtcagcatgtcactgtgactCTAACAACTTCACTTTTTGGCAAG atgTCCAGTGGAAGAATAAGTTCTGGGGGAAATCCATGGAGATTGTTCGCATTGGAACCACTCATGTGACCCTGCCAGC GTTTGGGGACCACTATGAGTGGAACAAGGTAACTTCCTGCATCCACAACATCCTGAGTGGCCAGCGCTGGATAGAACACTATGGAGAGATGTCAATCAAAAACACCAGCAGTGACGCCTGCCAGTGTAAAGTGACTTTTGTCAAG GCGAGATCGTGGAGCTCAACGGTTAACGAGATAGAGGGCATGGTCACGGACACAGAGGGGCGTGTCATCCACACCTTCTTTGGCAAATGGCATGAGGGCGTGTACCAAGGAGTTCCACCTTCTGCTATCTGCATCTGGAGAGCAA accccATGCCTGTGGACCAGGATCAGTACTATGGCTTCACTCAGTTCGCTGTAGAGCTGAATGAGCTTGACGCTGCCCTGAAGCCCCTCCTACCCCCCACAGACACACGCTTCCGTCTCGACCAGAG GTGTTTGGAAGAAGGGAACATTGAGGGGGCTGAGGAGCAGAAACAGAGGATAGAGGAGctccagagggggaggaggaaagtCTTGGAGGAGAACAATGTGACACACAAACCACGCTTCTTCAA GAAATCAAAGGATGACACGTGGCTGAGCTCTAATATATACTGGGAGCAGCGGAAGAACCCCAGGTTCAGCAGAGAGGACTTCCCTGTGCTGTGGTGA
- the LOC135551863 gene encoding oxysterol-binding protein-related protein 3-like isoform X1, which yields MLSNRKMTSVSPTHSDGSASSSKHDNHQDSWEIIEGLKGNPGNIQEPEKQEGFLLKRRKWPMKGWQKRYFLLEKGILKYSKRGADKGKLHGCIDVGLSVMSIKKKTKAIDLDTNDNIYHLKVKSDKSQEMKSQQLFDDWVSKLRHHRVFRQNEIAMYPHERLLLHPSSHLSPNPNNSMRQRHSSLAKQTSVVQQAKVSAWLHSSEDMDKCCRDLEECESYLLELNLLLKSMEVLHRTYSAPAISLMASTYDIPKKEKRGPRKWRSKNCNKDTKKDIIATLQVPGCVSPPASPHLHTSHPNLSTAEANIQEAFAFLDSPDSPTDANRLQEDFCRLANNIHSTLRSAYSSLSAERDRVRHTIDLKAPPPAQVMGLKTDYGSVSKDLPDGSRPLVHQVSNESRASIPESMSEFFDAQEYQLTSSSSENEASDDDSYISDVSDSVSMDNGYSNERGSERHDSADSGGSGVQVARRRTTLPSPQPSSSSVSLWNILKNNIGKDLSKVAMPVQLNEPLNTLQRLCEEVEYSELLDTANHTQDPYQRMVYVATFAVSAYASSYHRAGSKPFNPVLGETYECDRPDKGFRFIAEQVSHHPPVSACHCDSNNFTFWQDVQWKNKFWGKSMEIVRIGTTHVTLPAFGDHYEWNKVTSCIHNILSGQRWIEHYGEMSIKNTSSDACQCKVTFVKARSWSSTVNEIEGMVTDTEGRVIHTFFGKWHEGVYQGVPPSAICIWRANPMPVDQDQYYGFTQFAVELNELDAALKPLLPPTDTRFRLDQRCLEEGNIEGAEEQKQRIEELQRGRRKVLEENNVTHKPRFFKKSKDDTWLSSNIYWEQRKNPRFSREDFPVLW from the exons ATGCTAAGTAACAGGAAGATGACATCAGTGTCCCCTACCCACAGTGACGGCAGCGCCAGCTCGTCCAAACATGACAaccatcag gacagcTGGGAGATCATCGAGGGCCTGAAGGGTAACCCTGGCAACATCCAGGAGCCAGAGAAACAGGAGGGCTTCCTGCTCAAGAGGAGGAAATGGCCCATGAAGGGATGGCAAAAG AGATACTTCTTGCTGGAGAAAGGCATTCTGAAGTACTCAAAGCGTGGAGCCGAT AAGGGCAAGCTGCATGGCTGCATTGATGTGGGGCTGTCTGTCATGTCAATCAAGAAGAAAACCAAGGCCATAGATCTGGACACCAACGACAACATTTATCACCTCAAG GTGAAGTCTGACAAGTCTCAGGAAATGAAGTCACAGCAGCTGTTTGATGATTGGGTGTCGAAGCTGCGACATCACCGCGTCTTCCGTCAAAACGAGATTGCGATGTACCCCCACGAGAGGCTTCTGCTCCACCcctcctcacacctctctcccaACCCCAACAACTCCATGAGACAG CGCCACTCCAGTCTAGCTAAGCAGACATCAGTTGTCCAGCAGGCTAAGGTCAGTGCCTGGCTCCACTCCTCCGAAGACATGGACAAGTGCTGCAGAG ATTTAGAGGAGTGTGAGTCTTACCTGTTGGAACTCAACCTGTTACTGAAGAGTATGGAGGTTCTCCACCGCACTTACTCTGCCCCCGCCATCAGCCTCATG GCTTCAACATACGACATCCccaagaaggagaagaggggtcCCAGGAAGTGGCGTTCAAAAAATTGCAACAAAGATACCAAAAAAGATATCATAGCCACACTACAG GTTCCTGGCTGTGTCTCCCCAcctgcctctcctcatctccaTACCTCCCACCCAAACCTCTCTACTGCTGAAGCCAACATCCAGGAGGCCTTTGCTTTCCTGGACTCCCCAGACTCACCTACTGATGCCAACCGCCTCCAGGAGGACTTCTGCAGGCTCGCTAACAACA tTCACTCCACTCTGCGGTCAGCCTATAGTTCTCtgtcagcagagagagacagagtgagacacactATTGACCTGAAGGCCCCTCCTCCAGCACAGGTCATGGGCCTCAAGACCGACTATGGCTCAGTGAGTAAG GATCTCCCAGATGGATCCCGCCCCCTTGTCCACCAGGTGTCCAATGAGAGTCGAGCGTCCATCCCTGAGTCCATGTCCGAGTTCTTTGATGCTCAGGAGTACCAGCTGACCTCCAGCTCCTCTGAGAACGAG GCCTCTGATGATGACTCGTATATCAGCGACGTCAGTGACAGCGTTTCCATGGACAACGGCTACAGCAatgagagaggaagcgagagacaTGACTCAG cagaCTCAGGAGGAAGTGGTGTTCAGGTGGCCCGCAGGCGGactaccctcccctcccctcagcccagcagcagcagtgtcAGTCTATGGAACATCCTCAAGAACAACATAGGGAAGGACCTGTCCAAGGTAGCCATGCCTGTTCAGCTCAACGAGCCTCTCAACACACTGCAGAGGCTGTGTGAGGAAGTGGAGTACTCTGAGCTGCTGGATACGGCGAACCACACACAGGACCCGTACCAGAGAATG GTGTATGTGGCCACGTTTGCGGTGTCTGCGTACGCCTCCAGTTACCACCGGGCAGGAAGTAAACCCTTTAACCCCGTTCTAGGAGAGACCTACGAGTGTGACAGACCTGACAAGGGCTTCCGGTTCATAGCAGAACAG GTGAGCCATCACCCACCTGtgtcagcatgtcactgtgactCTAACAACTTCACTTTTTGGCAAG atgTCCAGTGGAAGAATAAGTTCTGGGGGAAATCCATGGAGATTGTTCGCATTGGAACCACTCATGTGACCCTGCCAGC GTTTGGGGACCACTATGAGTGGAACAAGGTAACTTCCTGCATCCACAACATCCTGAGTGGCCAGCGCTGGATAGAACACTATGGAGAGATGTCAATCAAAAACACCAGCAGTGACGCCTGCCAGTGTAAAGTGACTTTTGTCAAG GCGAGATCGTGGAGCTCAACGGTTAACGAGATAGAGGGCATGGTCACGGACACAGAGGGGCGTGTCATCCACACCTTCTTTGGCAAATGGCATGAGGGCGTGTACCAAGGAGTTCCACCTTCTGCTATCTGCATCTGGAGAGCAA accccATGCCTGTGGACCAGGATCAGTACTATGGCTTCACTCAGTTCGCTGTAGAGCTGAATGAGCTTGACGCTGCCCTGAAGCCCCTCCTACCCCCCACAGACACACGCTTCCGTCTCGACCAGAG GTGTTTGGAAGAAGGGAACATTGAGGGGGCTGAGGAGCAGAAACAGAGGATAGAGGAGctccagagggggaggaggaaagtCTTGGAGGAGAACAATGTGACACACAAACCACGCTTCTTCAA GAAATCAAAGGATGACACGTGGCTGAGCTCTAATATATACTGGGAGCAGCGGAAGAACCCCAGGTTCAGCAGAGAGGACTTCCCTGTGCTGTGGTGA
- the LOC135551863 gene encoding oxysterol-binding protein-related protein 3-like isoform X7 translates to MTTISWEIIEGLKGNPGNIQEPEKQEGFLLKRRKWPMKGWQKRYFLLEKGILKYSKRGADKGKLHGCIDVGLSVMSIKKKTKAIDLDTNDNIYHLKVKSDKSQEMKSQQLFDDWVSKLRHHRVFRQNEIAMYPHERLLLHPSSHLSPNPNNSMRQRHSSLAKQTSVVQQAKVSAWLHSSEDMDKCCRDLEECESYLLELNLLLKSMEVLHRTYSAPAISLMASTYDIPKKEKRGPRKWRSKNCNKDTKKDIIATLQVPGCVSPPASPHLHTSHPNLSTAEANIQEAFAFLDSPDSPTDANRLQEDFCRLANNIHSTLRSAYSSLSAERDRVRHTIDLKAPPPAQVMGLKTDYGSVSKDLPDGSRPLVHQVSNESRASIPESMSEFFDAQEYQLTSSSSENEASDDDSYISDVSDSVSMDNGYSNERGSERHDSADSGGSGVQVARRRTTLPSPQPSSSSVSLWNILKNNIGKDLSKVAMPVQLNEPLNTLQRLCEEVEYSELLDTANHTQDPYQRMVYVATFAVSAYASSYHRAGSKPFNPVLGETYECDRPDKGFRFIAEQVSHHPPVSACHCDSNNFTFWQDVQWKNKFWGKSMEIVRIGTTHVTLPAFGDHYEWNKVTSCIHNILSGQRWIEHYGEMSIKNTSSDACQCKVTFVKARSWSSTVNEIEGMVTDTEGRVIHTFFGKWHEGVYQGVPPSAICIWRANPMPVDQDQYYGFTQFAVELNELDAALKPLLPPTDTRFRLDQRCLEEGNIEGAEEQKQRIEELQRGRRKVLEENNVTHKPRFFKKSKDDTWLSSNIYWEQRKNPRFSREDFPVLW, encoded by the exons ATGACAaccatcag cTGGGAGATCATCGAGGGCCTGAAGGGTAACCCTGGCAACATCCAGGAGCCAGAGAAACAGGAGGGCTTCCTGCTCAAGAGGAGGAAATGGCCCATGAAGGGATGGCAAAAG AGATACTTCTTGCTGGAGAAAGGCATTCTGAAGTACTCAAAGCGTGGAGCCGAT AAGGGCAAGCTGCATGGCTGCATTGATGTGGGGCTGTCTGTCATGTCAATCAAGAAGAAAACCAAGGCCATAGATCTGGACACCAACGACAACATTTATCACCTCAAG GTGAAGTCTGACAAGTCTCAGGAAATGAAGTCACAGCAGCTGTTTGATGATTGGGTGTCGAAGCTGCGACATCACCGCGTCTTCCGTCAAAACGAGATTGCGATGTACCCCCACGAGAGGCTTCTGCTCCACCcctcctcacacctctctcccaACCCCAACAACTCCATGAGACAG CGCCACTCCAGTCTAGCTAAGCAGACATCAGTTGTCCAGCAGGCTAAGGTCAGTGCCTGGCTCCACTCCTCCGAAGACATGGACAAGTGCTGCAGAG ATTTAGAGGAGTGTGAGTCTTACCTGTTGGAACTCAACCTGTTACTGAAGAGTATGGAGGTTCTCCACCGCACTTACTCTGCCCCCGCCATCAGCCTCATG GCTTCAACATACGACATCCccaagaaggagaagaggggtcCCAGGAAGTGGCGTTCAAAAAATTGCAACAAAGATACCAAAAAAGATATCATAGCCACACTACAG GTTCCTGGCTGTGTCTCCCCAcctgcctctcctcatctccaTACCTCCCACCCAAACCTCTCTACTGCTGAAGCCAACATCCAGGAGGCCTTTGCTTTCCTGGACTCCCCAGACTCACCTACTGATGCCAACCGCCTCCAGGAGGACTTCTGCAGGCTCGCTAACAACA tTCACTCCACTCTGCGGTCAGCCTATAGTTCTCtgtcagcagagagagacagagtgagacacactATTGACCTGAAGGCCCCTCCTCCAGCACAGGTCATGGGCCTCAAGACCGACTATGGCTCAGTGAGTAAG GATCTCCCAGATGGATCCCGCCCCCTTGTCCACCAGGTGTCCAATGAGAGTCGAGCGTCCATCCCTGAGTCCATGTCCGAGTTCTTTGATGCTCAGGAGTACCAGCTGACCTCCAGCTCCTCTGAGAACGAG GCCTCTGATGATGACTCGTATATCAGCGACGTCAGTGACAGCGTTTCCATGGACAACGGCTACAGCAatgagagaggaagcgagagacaTGACTCAG cagaCTCAGGAGGAAGTGGTGTTCAGGTGGCCCGCAGGCGGactaccctcccctcccctcagcccagcagcagcagtgtcAGTCTATGGAACATCCTCAAGAACAACATAGGGAAGGACCTGTCCAAGGTAGCCATGCCTGTTCAGCTCAACGAGCCTCTCAACACACTGCAGAGGCTGTGTGAGGAAGTGGAGTACTCTGAGCTGCTGGATACGGCGAACCACACACAGGACCCGTACCAGAGAATG GTGTATGTGGCCACGTTTGCGGTGTCTGCGTACGCCTCCAGTTACCACCGGGCAGGAAGTAAACCCTTTAACCCCGTTCTAGGAGAGACCTACGAGTGTGACAGACCTGACAAGGGCTTCCGGTTCATAGCAGAACAG GTGAGCCATCACCCACCTGtgtcagcatgtcactgtgactCTAACAACTTCACTTTTTGGCAAG atgTCCAGTGGAAGAATAAGTTCTGGGGGAAATCCATGGAGATTGTTCGCATTGGAACCACTCATGTGACCCTGCCAGC GTTTGGGGACCACTATGAGTGGAACAAGGTAACTTCCTGCATCCACAACATCCTGAGTGGCCAGCGCTGGATAGAACACTATGGAGAGATGTCAATCAAAAACACCAGCAGTGACGCCTGCCAGTGTAAAGTGACTTTTGTCAAG GCGAGATCGTGGAGCTCAACGGTTAACGAGATAGAGGGCATGGTCACGGACACAGAGGGGCGTGTCATCCACACCTTCTTTGGCAAATGGCATGAGGGCGTGTACCAAGGAGTTCCACCTTCTGCTATCTGCATCTGGAGAGCAA accccATGCCTGTGGACCAGGATCAGTACTATGGCTTCACTCAGTTCGCTGTAGAGCTGAATGAGCTTGACGCTGCCCTGAAGCCCCTCCTACCCCCCACAGACACACGCTTCCGTCTCGACCAGAG GTGTTTGGAAGAAGGGAACATTGAGGGGGCTGAGGAGCAGAAACAGAGGATAGAGGAGctccagagggggaggaggaaagtCTTGGAGGAGAACAATGTGACACACAAACCACGCTTCTTCAA GAAATCAAAGGATGACACGTGGCTGAGCTCTAATATATACTGGGAGCAGCGGAAGAACCCCAGGTTCAGCAGAGAGGACTTCCCTGTGCTGTGGTGA